A genomic stretch from Theobroma cacao cultivar B97-61/B2 chromosome 4, Criollo_cocoa_genome_V2, whole genome shotgun sequence includes:
- the LOC18602489 gene encoding FT-interacting protein 1, whose product MPQANVDFSLKETAPNIGGGRVSGSEKLTSSFDLVEQMHFFYVRVVRVRDLPRTRNPFVEVKIGNYKGTTKYFKMDHDPEWNQVFAFAKERIQAVTVEVTVRNKETINDEVVGKLAFDIADVPTRVPPDSPLAPQWYSLEDESGRKGGRGQLMLAMWMGTQADEVFPDAWHSDAATVSGESIANTRSKVYISPRLWYLRVNIIQAQDLVPISRNRNPQVYVQAMLGNMVLRSRFSPDKNINPTWNEDLMFVVAEPFDDPLILSVVDKLGNNKEHILGMCTIHLSKVEKRFLPIPVGANWYNLEKVVQDNQNNMEVKFASRLHLRVCLDGGYHVLDESIYYSSDFRATSKLLWPPTIGVLELGILNATGLLPMKSKDGRGTTDAYCVAKYGPKWVRTRTIVDSFAPKWNEQYTWEVYDPYTVITIGVFDNCHLQEGSDAGGSKDPRIGKVRIRLSTLNADRIYTHSYPLIVLQPNGVKKMGEIQLAVRFTCSSTWNLFQSYTHPLFPQMHYLLPLSVYQVESLRHQATQTLSLRLSRAEPPLRREVVEYMLDVGSNVWSLRRGRANLERLLATFNLLVEAWKWFDHICKWKNPISTMVVHFVYMIFVLFPNLILPLVFLMCIVYGASQYRKRPRHPAHMDTKLSLIDSAHSDELDEEFDTFPTSKNGEVLKKRYDRLRSIAGRMMTIIGDLATQAERLNSMLSWRDPRATPMFLAFCILASIGFYFIPWRLFALGVGFFAMRHPKFRISIPSLPQNFFRRLPARTESMI is encoded by the coding sequence ATGCCACAAGCAAACGTAGACTTTTCATTGAAGGAGACTGCACCAAATATTGGTGGAGGAAGAGTCTCCGGCAGTGAAAAGCTCACATCATCATTCGACCTTGTTGAGcaaatgcattttttttatgtaagaGTGGTAAGGGTCAGAGATTTGCCAAGGACACGTAACCCTTTTGTTGAAGTAAAGATTGGTAATTATAAAGGCACAACAAAGTACTTTAAGATGGATCATGACCCTGAGTGGAATCAAGTTTTCGCTTTCGCAAAAGAACGTATTCAGGCTGTAACTGTGGAGGTAACTGTGAGGAACAAGGAGACTATCAATGATGAAGTTGTTGGGAAACTCGCTTTTGATATAGCAGATGTTCCGACCCGTGTTCCCCCAGATAGTCCCCTGGCGCCCCAGTGGTATAGTTTGGAGGATGAGAGTGGAAGGAAGGGTGGAAGAGGACAATTGATGTTAGCTATGTGGATGGGTACTCAAGCTGATGAGGTGTTTCCCGATGCTTGGCACTCAGATGCAGCAACTGTTAGTGGTGAAAGCATTGCAAATACTCGTTCAAAGGTGTATATTTCACCAAGACTTTGGTATCTTAGAGTTAATATAATTCAAGCGCAGGACTTGGTGCCTATAAGTAGGAATAGGAACCCCCAAGTTTATGTCCAGGCTATGCTTGGGAATATGGTTTTGAGGAGCAGATTTTCGCCTGATAAGAATATCAACCCTACCTGGAATGAGGATTTGATGTTTGTAGTAGCAGAACCTTTTGATGATCCCTTGATCTTGAGTGTGGTGGATAAGTTGGGTAATAATAAGGAGCATATTCTTGGAATGTGCACGATTCATTTATCAAAAGTGGAGAAGAGGTTCCTGCCCATACCTGTTGGTGCTAACTGGTATAATCTTGAGAAGGTTGTACAGGATAATCAAAACAACATGGAGGTAAAGTTTGCTAGCAGGCTGCATTTGAGGGTCTGTTTGGATGGCGGATATCATGTTCTCGATGAGTCCATTTACTACAGTAGTGATTTCAGGGCCACTTCCAAATTGTTGTGGCCTCCTACCATTGGTGTCTTGGAGTTAGGAATCTTGAATGCAACTGGTTTGCTGCCAATGAAGTCCAAAGATGGACGTGGAACTACTGATGCTTATTGTGTGGCCAAATATGGGCCTAAGTGGGTAAGAACAAGGACAATTGTTGATAGTTTTGCTCCAAAGTGGAATGAACAGTATACTTGGGAAGTTTATGATCCCTATACAGTCATTACAATTGGAGTTTTCGATAACTGTCACTTGCAAGAAGGCAGTGATGCTGGAGGTTCAAAGGATCCAAGAATTGGGAAGGTTAGGATTCGACTGTCTACACTTAATGCTGATAGGATTTATACACATTCTTATCCACTAATAGTTTTACAACCCAATGGAGTGAAGAAGATGGGTGAAATTCAATTGGCAGTGCGATTTACTTGCTCGTCTACATGGAATTTGTTTCAATCTTATACGCACCCTTTGTTCCCCCAAATGCATTATCTTCTCCCATTATCAGTGTATCAAGTTGAGAGTTTAAGGCACCAAGCCACGCAGACTCTGTCCTTGAGGTTGAGCCGCGCTGAACCACCATTAAGGAGAGAAGTTGTGGAGTATATGCTGGATGTGGGCTCCAATGTATGGAGCTTACGACGGGGCAGAGCTAATCTTGAAAGACTCCTGGCTACTTTTAATTTACTTGTTGAGGCTTGGAAATGGTTTGATCACATATGCAAATGGAAGAATCCCATTTCTACAATGGTGGTTCACTTTGTGTATATGATCTTTGTTCTTTTCCCTAATctgattttacccctagtttTTCTCATGTGTATTGTGTATGGAGCTTCTCAGTACAGGAAAAGGCCAAGACATCCTGCTCACATGGATACGAAATTGTCCCTAATAGATTCGGCCCACTCTGATGAATTAGATGAAGAGTTTGATACATTTCCAACTTCTAAGAATGGTGAAGTTCTTAAAAAGAGATATGATCGCTTGAGAAGCATTGCAGGGAGGATGATGACAATAATTGGGGACCTGGCAACTCAAGCAGAGAGGCTTAATTCTATGCTAAGCTGGAGAGATCCCAGAGCCACACCTATGTTTCTAGCTTTTTGTATATTGGCTAGTATAGGTTTCTATTTCATTCCTTGGCGCTTATTTGCACTTGGAGTAGGCTTTTTCGCTATGAGGCATCCAAAATTCCGAATCAGCATTCCATCACTGCCCCAAAACTTCTTCAGGAGGTTGCCTGCAAGAACAGAGAGCATGATATGA